One part of the Phragmites australis chromosome 3, lpPhrAust1.1, whole genome shotgun sequence genome encodes these proteins:
- the LOC133911953 gene encoding AP2-like ethylene-responsive transcription factor CRL5 isoform X1 encodes MGEMASGSNWLGFSLSPHMAMEAPSSEPAPALHPPPPASATISSNNATTCNLLFSHPAQIAALSPGYYYVGGAYGDDTSAAGVYYSHPHLPVMPIKSDGYLCNMEEVGMMASSSPKLEDFLGGGNGSGHDTATYYSHQEGQEEEASRSYQYQHHQLVPYNFQPLTEAEMLQEAAAPMEEAMAAAKNFLVTSYGACYSNGDLQPLSLSMMSPGSQSSSCVSAAPQQHQMAAVAAAASAAAAQGRCNGGGEQCMGKKRGTGKGGHKQPVHRKSIDTFGQRTSQYRGVTSRHRWTGRYEAHLWDNSCKKDGQTRKGRQVYLGGYDTEDKAARAYDLAALKYWGPSTHINFSLEIYRDELEGMKSMTRQEYVAHLRRRSSGFSRGASIYRGVTRHHQHGRWQARIGRVAGNKDLYLGTYSTQEEAAEAYDIAAIKFRGLNAVTNFDVTRYDVDKIMESHTLLPGDEARKVKAVEAANGVSVMHNGGRELNPREEASATGTDWRMVLHGSPQEAVPCTEAADLQKGIIGDPHSSQHGIVGLDVECAAHDINVSGRTGGINFSNSSSLVSSLGNSREGSPERLGLAMLYAKHPSAVSPATMSPWMQMPAPTPSHVLRPPNAVSHIPVFAAWADA; translated from the exons ATGGGAGAAATGGCTAGTGGCAGCAACTGGTTAGGCTTCTCCCTCTCCCCGCACATGGCCATGGAGGCGCCCTCCTCTGAGCCAGCACCTGCTCTTCACCCTCCACCTCCGGCTAGTGCTACGATCTCCTCTAACAACGCAACCACTTGCAACCTTCTCTTCTCCCATCCTGCGCAAATCGCCGCTCTTTCGCCTGGCTACTACTACGTCGGCGGCGCTTATGGAGATGACACCAGTGCTGCCGGCGTCTACTACTCCCACCCGCATCTCCCTGTCATGCCTATCAAGTCCGACGGCTACCTCTGCAACATGGAAG AAGTAGGCATGATGGCGTCGTCCTCACCGAAGCTGGAGGACTTCTTGGGTGGTGGCAATGGCAGTGGGCATGACACGGCCACCTACTACAGCCACCAGGAGGGCCAAGAAGAGGAGGCAAGCAGGAGTTACCAGTACCAGCACCACCAGCTAGTCCCCTACAACTTTCAGCCTTTGACGGAAGCAGAGATGCTCCAAGAAGCCGCAGCGCCAATGGAGGAGGCAATGGCCGCTGCCAAGAACTTCCTCGTCACGAGCTACGGCGCTTGCTACAGCAACGGGGATTTGCAGCCGCTGAGCCTGTCCATGATGAGCCCAGGGTCCCAGTCTAGCAGCTGCGTCAGTGCGGCTCCGCAGCAGCATCAGATGGCTGCTGTAGCCGCTGCTGCCTCTGCGGCCGCTGCCCAGGGGCGCTGTAATGGCGGTGGTGAGCAGtgcatggggaagaagaggggcacCGGGAAGGGAGGCCACAAGCAGCCTGTGCACCGGAAGTCCATCGACACGTTTGGGCAGAGGACCTCACAGTATAGGGGTGTCACCAG CAGGCACAGGTGGACTGGGAGATATGAAGCCCACCTCTGGGACAACAGTTGCAAAAAGGATGGGCAGACAAGAAAAGGACGACAAG TATATCTAG GTGGTTATGACACTGAAGACAAGGCTGCAAGGGCTTATGATCTGGCTGCTCTGAAATATTGGGGTCCATCTACTCACATCAATTTCTCT cTAGAAATATATCGAGATGAGCTTGAGGGGATGAAAAGCATGACAAGGCAAGAATATGTTGCGCACTTGCGAAG GAGAAGCAGTGGGTTTTCTCGAGGTGCTTCGATCTACCGAGGAGTGACAAG GCATCACCAGCATGGAAGATGGCAGGCTCGCATTGGCAGGGTTGCTGGGAACAAGGATTTGTACCTCGGCACTTACA GCACTCAAGAAGAAGCAGCTGAGGCGTACGACATAGCTGCCATCAAGTTCCGTGGCTTGAACGCAGTGACAAACTTTGACGTAACCAGGTACGACGTCGACAAGATCATGGAAAGCCACACGTTGCTTCCTGGGGACGAAGCACGTAAGGTCAAAGCGGTCGAGGCAGCAAACGGTGTATCTGTGATGCACAATGGTGGCAGGGAGCTCAACCCTAGAGAAGAAGCAAGCGCCACGGGCACCGACTGGAGGATGGTGCTCCATGGATCTCCTCAGGAAGCTGTACCATGCACCGAAGCAGCCGATCTTCAGAAGGGCATCATAGGCGACCCTCACTCTTCCCAGCATGGCATTGTTGGGCTCGACGTTGAGTGTGCAGCGCATGACATCAATGTTTCAGGCAGGACCGGTGGCATCAACTTCTCAAACTCGTCCTCGCTGGTGTCAAGCCTCGGCAACTCGAGGGAGGGGAGCCCGGAGAGGTTGGGCCTGGCCATGCTCTACGCCAAGCACCCGAGCGCCGTCAGCCCTGCCACCATGAGTCCCTGGATGCAAATGCCGGCTCCGACACCATCACACGTCTTGAGGCCGCCGAATGCCGTCTCTCATATCCCTGTATTCGCCGCTTGGGCCGATGCCTAG
- the LOC133911953 gene encoding AP2-like ethylene-responsive transcription factor CRL5 isoform X2 yields MGEMASGSNWLGFSLSPHMAMEAPSSEPAPALHPPPPASATISSNNATTCNLLFSHPAQIAALSPGYYYVGGAYGDDTSAAGVYYSHPHLPVMPIKSDGYLCNMEEVGMMASSSPKLEDFLGGGNGSGHDTATYYSHQEGQEEEASRSYQYQHHQLVPYNFQPLTEAEMLQEAAAPMEEAMAAAKNFLVTSYGACYSNGDLQPLSLSMMSPGSQSSSCVSAAPQQHQMAAVAAAASAAAAQGRCNGGGEQCMGKKRGTGKGGHKQPVHRKSIDTFGQRTSQYRGVTRHRWTGRYEAHLWDNSCKKDGQTRKGRQVYLGGYDTEDKAARAYDLAALKYWGPSTHINFSLEIYRDELEGMKSMTRQEYVAHLRRRSSGFSRGASIYRGVTRHHQHGRWQARIGRVAGNKDLYLGTYSTQEEAAEAYDIAAIKFRGLNAVTNFDVTRYDVDKIMESHTLLPGDEARKVKAVEAANGVSVMHNGGRELNPREEASATGTDWRMVLHGSPQEAVPCTEAADLQKGIIGDPHSSQHGIVGLDVECAAHDINVSGRTGGINFSNSSSLVSSLGNSREGSPERLGLAMLYAKHPSAVSPATMSPWMQMPAPTPSHVLRPPNAVSHIPVFAAWADA; encoded by the exons ATGGGAGAAATGGCTAGTGGCAGCAACTGGTTAGGCTTCTCCCTCTCCCCGCACATGGCCATGGAGGCGCCCTCCTCTGAGCCAGCACCTGCTCTTCACCCTCCACCTCCGGCTAGTGCTACGATCTCCTCTAACAACGCAACCACTTGCAACCTTCTCTTCTCCCATCCTGCGCAAATCGCCGCTCTTTCGCCTGGCTACTACTACGTCGGCGGCGCTTATGGAGATGACACCAGTGCTGCCGGCGTCTACTACTCCCACCCGCATCTCCCTGTCATGCCTATCAAGTCCGACGGCTACCTCTGCAACATGGAAG AAGTAGGCATGATGGCGTCGTCCTCACCGAAGCTGGAGGACTTCTTGGGTGGTGGCAATGGCAGTGGGCATGACACGGCCACCTACTACAGCCACCAGGAGGGCCAAGAAGAGGAGGCAAGCAGGAGTTACCAGTACCAGCACCACCAGCTAGTCCCCTACAACTTTCAGCCTTTGACGGAAGCAGAGATGCTCCAAGAAGCCGCAGCGCCAATGGAGGAGGCAATGGCCGCTGCCAAGAACTTCCTCGTCACGAGCTACGGCGCTTGCTACAGCAACGGGGATTTGCAGCCGCTGAGCCTGTCCATGATGAGCCCAGGGTCCCAGTCTAGCAGCTGCGTCAGTGCGGCTCCGCAGCAGCATCAGATGGCTGCTGTAGCCGCTGCTGCCTCTGCGGCCGCTGCCCAGGGGCGCTGTAATGGCGGTGGTGAGCAGtgcatggggaagaagaggggcacCGGGAAGGGAGGCCACAAGCAGCCTGTGCACCGGAAGTCCATCGACACGTTTGGGCAGAGGACCTCACAGTATAGGGGTGTCACCAG GCACAGGTGGACTGGGAGATATGAAGCCCACCTCTGGGACAACAGTTGCAAAAAGGATGGGCAGACAAGAAAAGGACGACAAG TATATCTAG GTGGTTATGACACTGAAGACAAGGCTGCAAGGGCTTATGATCTGGCTGCTCTGAAATATTGGGGTCCATCTACTCACATCAATTTCTCT cTAGAAATATATCGAGATGAGCTTGAGGGGATGAAAAGCATGACAAGGCAAGAATATGTTGCGCACTTGCGAAG GAGAAGCAGTGGGTTTTCTCGAGGTGCTTCGATCTACCGAGGAGTGACAAG GCATCACCAGCATGGAAGATGGCAGGCTCGCATTGGCAGGGTTGCTGGGAACAAGGATTTGTACCTCGGCACTTACA GCACTCAAGAAGAAGCAGCTGAGGCGTACGACATAGCTGCCATCAAGTTCCGTGGCTTGAACGCAGTGACAAACTTTGACGTAACCAGGTACGACGTCGACAAGATCATGGAAAGCCACACGTTGCTTCCTGGGGACGAAGCACGTAAGGTCAAAGCGGTCGAGGCAGCAAACGGTGTATCTGTGATGCACAATGGTGGCAGGGAGCTCAACCCTAGAGAAGAAGCAAGCGCCACGGGCACCGACTGGAGGATGGTGCTCCATGGATCTCCTCAGGAAGCTGTACCATGCACCGAAGCAGCCGATCTTCAGAAGGGCATCATAGGCGACCCTCACTCTTCCCAGCATGGCATTGTTGGGCTCGACGTTGAGTGTGCAGCGCATGACATCAATGTTTCAGGCAGGACCGGTGGCATCAACTTCTCAAACTCGTCCTCGCTGGTGTCAAGCCTCGGCAACTCGAGGGAGGGGAGCCCGGAGAGGTTGGGCCTGGCCATGCTCTACGCCAAGCACCCGAGCGCCGTCAGCCCTGCCACCATGAGTCCCTGGATGCAAATGCCGGCTCCGACACCATCACACGTCTTGAGGCCGCCGAATGCCGTCTCTCATATCCCTGTATTCGCCGCTTGGGCCGATGCCTAG
- the LOC133911953 gene encoding AP2-like ethylene-responsive transcription factor CRL5 isoform X5, which translates to MGEMASGSNWLGFSLSPHMAMEAPSSEPAPALHPPPPASATISSNNATTCNLLFSHPAQIAALSPGYYYVGGAYGDDTSAAGVYYSHPHLPVMPIKSDGYLCNMEGMMASSSPKLEDFLGGGNGSGHDTATYYSHQEGQEEEASRSYQYQHHQLVPYNFQPLTEAEMLQEAAAPMEEAMAAAKNFLVTSYGACYSNGDLQPLSLSMMSPGSQSSSCVSAAPQQHQMAAVAAAASAAAAQGRCNGGGEQCMGKKRGTGKGGHKQPVHRKSIDTFGQRTSQYRGVTRHRWTGRYEAHLWDNSCKKDGQTRKGRQVYLGGYDTEDKAARAYDLAALKYWGPSTHINFSLEIYRDELEGMKSMTRQEYVAHLRRRSSGFSRGASIYRGVTRHHQHGRWQARIGRVAGNKDLYLGTYSTQEEAAEAYDIAAIKFRGLNAVTNFDVTRYDVDKIMESHTLLPGDEARKVKAVEAANGVSVMHNGGRELNPREEASATGTDWRMVLHGSPQEAVPCTEAADLQKGIIGDPHSSQHGIVGLDVECAAHDINVSGRTGGINFSNSSSLVSSLGNSREGSPERLGLAMLYAKHPSAVSPATMSPWMQMPAPTPSHVLRPPNAVSHIPVFAAWADA; encoded by the exons ATGGGAGAAATGGCTAGTGGCAGCAACTGGTTAGGCTTCTCCCTCTCCCCGCACATGGCCATGGAGGCGCCCTCCTCTGAGCCAGCACCTGCTCTTCACCCTCCACCTCCGGCTAGTGCTACGATCTCCTCTAACAACGCAACCACTTGCAACCTTCTCTTCTCCCATCCTGCGCAAATCGCCGCTCTTTCGCCTGGCTACTACTACGTCGGCGGCGCTTATGGAGATGACACCAGTGCTGCCGGCGTCTACTACTCCCACCCGCATCTCCCTGTCATGCCTATCAAGTCCGACGGCTACCTCTGCAACATGGAAG GCATGATGGCGTCGTCCTCACCGAAGCTGGAGGACTTCTTGGGTGGTGGCAATGGCAGTGGGCATGACACGGCCACCTACTACAGCCACCAGGAGGGCCAAGAAGAGGAGGCAAGCAGGAGTTACCAGTACCAGCACCACCAGCTAGTCCCCTACAACTTTCAGCCTTTGACGGAAGCAGAGATGCTCCAAGAAGCCGCAGCGCCAATGGAGGAGGCAATGGCCGCTGCCAAGAACTTCCTCGTCACGAGCTACGGCGCTTGCTACAGCAACGGGGATTTGCAGCCGCTGAGCCTGTCCATGATGAGCCCAGGGTCCCAGTCTAGCAGCTGCGTCAGTGCGGCTCCGCAGCAGCATCAGATGGCTGCTGTAGCCGCTGCTGCCTCTGCGGCCGCTGCCCAGGGGCGCTGTAATGGCGGTGGTGAGCAGtgcatggggaagaagaggggcacCGGGAAGGGAGGCCACAAGCAGCCTGTGCACCGGAAGTCCATCGACACGTTTGGGCAGAGGACCTCACAGTATAGGGGTGTCACCAG GCACAGGTGGACTGGGAGATATGAAGCCCACCTCTGGGACAACAGTTGCAAAAAGGATGGGCAGACAAGAAAAGGACGACAAG TATATCTAG GTGGTTATGACACTGAAGACAAGGCTGCAAGGGCTTATGATCTGGCTGCTCTGAAATATTGGGGTCCATCTACTCACATCAATTTCTCT cTAGAAATATATCGAGATGAGCTTGAGGGGATGAAAAGCATGACAAGGCAAGAATATGTTGCGCACTTGCGAAG GAGAAGCAGTGGGTTTTCTCGAGGTGCTTCGATCTACCGAGGAGTGACAAG GCATCACCAGCATGGAAGATGGCAGGCTCGCATTGGCAGGGTTGCTGGGAACAAGGATTTGTACCTCGGCACTTACA GCACTCAAGAAGAAGCAGCTGAGGCGTACGACATAGCTGCCATCAAGTTCCGTGGCTTGAACGCAGTGACAAACTTTGACGTAACCAGGTACGACGTCGACAAGATCATGGAAAGCCACACGTTGCTTCCTGGGGACGAAGCACGTAAGGTCAAAGCGGTCGAGGCAGCAAACGGTGTATCTGTGATGCACAATGGTGGCAGGGAGCTCAACCCTAGAGAAGAAGCAAGCGCCACGGGCACCGACTGGAGGATGGTGCTCCATGGATCTCCTCAGGAAGCTGTACCATGCACCGAAGCAGCCGATCTTCAGAAGGGCATCATAGGCGACCCTCACTCTTCCCAGCATGGCATTGTTGGGCTCGACGTTGAGTGTGCAGCGCATGACATCAATGTTTCAGGCAGGACCGGTGGCATCAACTTCTCAAACTCGTCCTCGCTGGTGTCAAGCCTCGGCAACTCGAGGGAGGGGAGCCCGGAGAGGTTGGGCCTGGCCATGCTCTACGCCAAGCACCCGAGCGCCGTCAGCCCTGCCACCATGAGTCCCTGGATGCAAATGCCGGCTCCGACACCATCACACGTCTTGAGGCCGCCGAATGCCGTCTCTCATATCCCTGTATTCGCCGCTTGGGCCGATGCCTAG
- the LOC133911953 gene encoding AP2-like ethylene-responsive transcription factor CRL5 isoform X3 → MGEMASGSNWLGFSLSPHMAMEAPSSEPAPALHPPPPASATISSNNATTCNLLFSHPAQIAALSPGYYYVGGAYGDDTSAAGVYYSHPHLPVMPIKSDGYLCNMEVGMMASSSPKLEDFLGGGNGSGHDTATYYSHQEGQEEEASRSYQYQHHQLVPYNFQPLTEAEMLQEAAAPMEEAMAAAKNFLVTSYGACYSNGDLQPLSLSMMSPGSQSSSCVSAAPQQHQMAAVAAAASAAAAQGRCNGGGEQCMGKKRGTGKGGHKQPVHRKSIDTFGQRTSQYRGVTSRHRWTGRYEAHLWDNSCKKDGQTRKGRQVYLGGYDTEDKAARAYDLAALKYWGPSTHINFSLEIYRDELEGMKSMTRQEYVAHLRRRSSGFSRGASIYRGVTRHHQHGRWQARIGRVAGNKDLYLGTYSTQEEAAEAYDIAAIKFRGLNAVTNFDVTRYDVDKIMESHTLLPGDEARKVKAVEAANGVSVMHNGGRELNPREEASATGTDWRMVLHGSPQEAVPCTEAADLQKGIIGDPHSSQHGIVGLDVECAAHDINVSGRTGGINFSNSSSLVSSLGNSREGSPERLGLAMLYAKHPSAVSPATMSPWMQMPAPTPSHVLRPPNAVSHIPVFAAWADA, encoded by the exons ATGGGAGAAATGGCTAGTGGCAGCAACTGGTTAGGCTTCTCCCTCTCCCCGCACATGGCCATGGAGGCGCCCTCCTCTGAGCCAGCACCTGCTCTTCACCCTCCACCTCCGGCTAGTGCTACGATCTCCTCTAACAACGCAACCACTTGCAACCTTCTCTTCTCCCATCCTGCGCAAATCGCCGCTCTTTCGCCTGGCTACTACTACGTCGGCGGCGCTTATGGAGATGACACCAGTGCTGCCGGCGTCTACTACTCCCACCCGCATCTCCCTGTCATGCCTATCAAGTCCGACGGCTACCTCTGCAACATGGAAG TAGGCATGATGGCGTCGTCCTCACCGAAGCTGGAGGACTTCTTGGGTGGTGGCAATGGCAGTGGGCATGACACGGCCACCTACTACAGCCACCAGGAGGGCCAAGAAGAGGAGGCAAGCAGGAGTTACCAGTACCAGCACCACCAGCTAGTCCCCTACAACTTTCAGCCTTTGACGGAAGCAGAGATGCTCCAAGAAGCCGCAGCGCCAATGGAGGAGGCAATGGCCGCTGCCAAGAACTTCCTCGTCACGAGCTACGGCGCTTGCTACAGCAACGGGGATTTGCAGCCGCTGAGCCTGTCCATGATGAGCCCAGGGTCCCAGTCTAGCAGCTGCGTCAGTGCGGCTCCGCAGCAGCATCAGATGGCTGCTGTAGCCGCTGCTGCCTCTGCGGCCGCTGCCCAGGGGCGCTGTAATGGCGGTGGTGAGCAGtgcatggggaagaagaggggcacCGGGAAGGGAGGCCACAAGCAGCCTGTGCACCGGAAGTCCATCGACACGTTTGGGCAGAGGACCTCACAGTATAGGGGTGTCACCAG CAGGCACAGGTGGACTGGGAGATATGAAGCCCACCTCTGGGACAACAGTTGCAAAAAGGATGGGCAGACAAGAAAAGGACGACAAG TATATCTAG GTGGTTATGACACTGAAGACAAGGCTGCAAGGGCTTATGATCTGGCTGCTCTGAAATATTGGGGTCCATCTACTCACATCAATTTCTCT cTAGAAATATATCGAGATGAGCTTGAGGGGATGAAAAGCATGACAAGGCAAGAATATGTTGCGCACTTGCGAAG GAGAAGCAGTGGGTTTTCTCGAGGTGCTTCGATCTACCGAGGAGTGACAAG GCATCACCAGCATGGAAGATGGCAGGCTCGCATTGGCAGGGTTGCTGGGAACAAGGATTTGTACCTCGGCACTTACA GCACTCAAGAAGAAGCAGCTGAGGCGTACGACATAGCTGCCATCAAGTTCCGTGGCTTGAACGCAGTGACAAACTTTGACGTAACCAGGTACGACGTCGACAAGATCATGGAAAGCCACACGTTGCTTCCTGGGGACGAAGCACGTAAGGTCAAAGCGGTCGAGGCAGCAAACGGTGTATCTGTGATGCACAATGGTGGCAGGGAGCTCAACCCTAGAGAAGAAGCAAGCGCCACGGGCACCGACTGGAGGATGGTGCTCCATGGATCTCCTCAGGAAGCTGTACCATGCACCGAAGCAGCCGATCTTCAGAAGGGCATCATAGGCGACCCTCACTCTTCCCAGCATGGCATTGTTGGGCTCGACGTTGAGTGTGCAGCGCATGACATCAATGTTTCAGGCAGGACCGGTGGCATCAACTTCTCAAACTCGTCCTCGCTGGTGTCAAGCCTCGGCAACTCGAGGGAGGGGAGCCCGGAGAGGTTGGGCCTGGCCATGCTCTACGCCAAGCACCCGAGCGCCGTCAGCCCTGCCACCATGAGTCCCTGGATGCAAATGCCGGCTCCGACACCATCACACGTCTTGAGGCCGCCGAATGCCGTCTCTCATATCCCTGTATTCGCCGCTTGGGCCGATGCCTAG
- the LOC133911953 gene encoding AP2-like ethylene-responsive transcription factor CRL5 isoform X4 codes for MGEMASGSNWLGFSLSPHMAMEAPSSEPAPALHPPPPASATISSNNATTCNLLFSHPAQIAALSPGYYYVGGAYGDDTSAAGVYYSHPHLPVMPIKSDGYLCNMEGMMASSSPKLEDFLGGGNGSGHDTATYYSHQEGQEEEASRSYQYQHHQLVPYNFQPLTEAEMLQEAAAPMEEAMAAAKNFLVTSYGACYSNGDLQPLSLSMMSPGSQSSSCVSAAPQQHQMAAVAAAASAAAAQGRCNGGGEQCMGKKRGTGKGGHKQPVHRKSIDTFGQRTSQYRGVTSRHRWTGRYEAHLWDNSCKKDGQTRKGRQVYLGGYDTEDKAARAYDLAALKYWGPSTHINFSLEIYRDELEGMKSMTRQEYVAHLRRRSSGFSRGASIYRGVTRHHQHGRWQARIGRVAGNKDLYLGTYSTQEEAAEAYDIAAIKFRGLNAVTNFDVTRYDVDKIMESHTLLPGDEARKVKAVEAANGVSVMHNGGRELNPREEASATGTDWRMVLHGSPQEAVPCTEAADLQKGIIGDPHSSQHGIVGLDVECAAHDINVSGRTGGINFSNSSSLVSSLGNSREGSPERLGLAMLYAKHPSAVSPATMSPWMQMPAPTPSHVLRPPNAVSHIPVFAAWADA; via the exons ATGGGAGAAATGGCTAGTGGCAGCAACTGGTTAGGCTTCTCCCTCTCCCCGCACATGGCCATGGAGGCGCCCTCCTCTGAGCCAGCACCTGCTCTTCACCCTCCACCTCCGGCTAGTGCTACGATCTCCTCTAACAACGCAACCACTTGCAACCTTCTCTTCTCCCATCCTGCGCAAATCGCCGCTCTTTCGCCTGGCTACTACTACGTCGGCGGCGCTTATGGAGATGACACCAGTGCTGCCGGCGTCTACTACTCCCACCCGCATCTCCCTGTCATGCCTATCAAGTCCGACGGCTACCTCTGCAACATGGAAG GCATGATGGCGTCGTCCTCACCGAAGCTGGAGGACTTCTTGGGTGGTGGCAATGGCAGTGGGCATGACACGGCCACCTACTACAGCCACCAGGAGGGCCAAGAAGAGGAGGCAAGCAGGAGTTACCAGTACCAGCACCACCAGCTAGTCCCCTACAACTTTCAGCCTTTGACGGAAGCAGAGATGCTCCAAGAAGCCGCAGCGCCAATGGAGGAGGCAATGGCCGCTGCCAAGAACTTCCTCGTCACGAGCTACGGCGCTTGCTACAGCAACGGGGATTTGCAGCCGCTGAGCCTGTCCATGATGAGCCCAGGGTCCCAGTCTAGCAGCTGCGTCAGTGCGGCTCCGCAGCAGCATCAGATGGCTGCTGTAGCCGCTGCTGCCTCTGCGGCCGCTGCCCAGGGGCGCTGTAATGGCGGTGGTGAGCAGtgcatggggaagaagaggggcacCGGGAAGGGAGGCCACAAGCAGCCTGTGCACCGGAAGTCCATCGACACGTTTGGGCAGAGGACCTCACAGTATAGGGGTGTCACCAG CAGGCACAGGTGGACTGGGAGATATGAAGCCCACCTCTGGGACAACAGTTGCAAAAAGGATGGGCAGACAAGAAAAGGACGACAAG TATATCTAG GTGGTTATGACACTGAAGACAAGGCTGCAAGGGCTTATGATCTGGCTGCTCTGAAATATTGGGGTCCATCTACTCACATCAATTTCTCT cTAGAAATATATCGAGATGAGCTTGAGGGGATGAAAAGCATGACAAGGCAAGAATATGTTGCGCACTTGCGAAG GAGAAGCAGTGGGTTTTCTCGAGGTGCTTCGATCTACCGAGGAGTGACAAG GCATCACCAGCATGGAAGATGGCAGGCTCGCATTGGCAGGGTTGCTGGGAACAAGGATTTGTACCTCGGCACTTACA GCACTCAAGAAGAAGCAGCTGAGGCGTACGACATAGCTGCCATCAAGTTCCGTGGCTTGAACGCAGTGACAAACTTTGACGTAACCAGGTACGACGTCGACAAGATCATGGAAAGCCACACGTTGCTTCCTGGGGACGAAGCACGTAAGGTCAAAGCGGTCGAGGCAGCAAACGGTGTATCTGTGATGCACAATGGTGGCAGGGAGCTCAACCCTAGAGAAGAAGCAAGCGCCACGGGCACCGACTGGAGGATGGTGCTCCATGGATCTCCTCAGGAAGCTGTACCATGCACCGAAGCAGCCGATCTTCAGAAGGGCATCATAGGCGACCCTCACTCTTCCCAGCATGGCATTGTTGGGCTCGACGTTGAGTGTGCAGCGCATGACATCAATGTTTCAGGCAGGACCGGTGGCATCAACTTCTCAAACTCGTCCTCGCTGGTGTCAAGCCTCGGCAACTCGAGGGAGGGGAGCCCGGAGAGGTTGGGCCTGGCCATGCTCTACGCCAAGCACCCGAGCGCCGTCAGCCCTGCCACCATGAGTCCCTGGATGCAAATGCCGGCTCCGACACCATCACACGTCTTGAGGCCGCCGAATGCCGTCTCTCATATCCCTGTATTCGCCGCTTGGGCCGATGCCTAG
- the LOC133911955 gene encoding F-box protein SKIP22-like translates to MKLRLRSMDARGAAAETHRVDLPPTATLADVRALLFAKLSAAQPVPAESVRLSLNRSEELFAPDPAATLPALGLASGDLVFFTLSPLTPLATPAQTLPQNPSPCSASVAKSVDRGKCPEQPGAGGSSSQVQAVDVNPSVPAASDPLDVVTAEAVDTTKGWLSFVLTDLKREMENACGAEGTVGGRLVAALHAALLDSGFLTSNLMGSLSLPRSWPSGASEQLAIKYTIPDLVAMLPVAEEGKVAVLNFSLMGNFMMVYGYVPGVQSEVCRLCMMLPKLEPLLYLDSDRLSRVQEREILELWRVLKDEMCLPLMISLCQLNSLPLPPSLMGLPADLKTKVLEFVDGVDLARVECTCKEMRNLAADDSLWKKFVLKFKDHGEGSSQNKSAKARFAEAWAANKKRQKRPSPMFWDYGWGNIPYSPLRFPVIGGDSDRLPFLGNYNNLGRSFGNQRRNISPNCNLDGHRRNFLG, encoded by the coding sequence ATGAAGCTCCGGTTGCGATCCATGGATGCGCGCGGCGCCGCCGCGGAGACCCACCGCGTGGACCTGCCGCCCACAGCCACGCTCGCCGACGTGAGGGCCCTCCTCTTCGCGAAGCTCTCCGCGGCGCAGCCCGTTCCGGCCGAGTCCGTCCGCCTCTCCCTCAACCGCTCCGAGGAGCTCTTCGCGCCCGACCCCGCTGCCACACTTCCCGCCCTCGGGCTCGCGTCCGGTGACCTCGTATTCTTCACTCTCTCCCCACTCACGCCCCTCGCGACGCCGGCTCAGACCCTGCCGCAAAACCCTAGCCCGTGTTCTGCTTCGGTCGCAAAGTCTGTCGACCGCGGCAAATGTCCGGAGCAGCCTGGTGCTGGAGGTTCCTCTTCGCAGGTGCAAGCTGTGGACGTGAACCCAAGCGTACCGGCCGCATCCGATCCGCTGGATGTGGTGACGGCGGAGGCCGTCGATACCACAAAGGGCTGGTTGAGTTTCGTTCTTACGGATCTCAAGAGGGAGATGGAGAATGCGTGTGGCGCTGAGGGAACCGTCGGCGGTCGCCTGGTTGCAGCCCTACATGCAGCTCTGCTTGATTCCGGCTTCCTCACCTCAAATCTGATGGGGTCTCTCTCGCTGCCGCGGAGCTGGCCGTCAGGTGCTTCTGAGCAGTTGGCCATCAAGTATACCATACCAGATCTTGTAGCAATGTTACCTGTGGCTGAGGAGGGGAAGGTGGCAGTGTTGAACTTTTCCTTGATGGGAAATTTCATGATGGTATATGGGTATGTGCCTGGGGTTCAGTCTGAGGTGTGCCGGTTGTGTATGATGTTGCCAAAGCTTGAGCCTTTGCTGTACCTGGATAGCGATCGGCTGAGTAGAGTGCAGGAGAGAGAGATTCTTGAGCTGTGGAGAGTGCTGAAGGATGAGATGTGCCTGCCACTCATGATATCTTTGTGCCAACTGAACAGTTTGCCCTTGCCGCCAAGCTTGATGGGTCTGCCTGCAGATCTCAAGACTAAGGTCTTGGAGTTTGTTGATGGGGTGGATCTTGCAAGAGTTGAGTGCACGTGCAAGGAAATGAGGAATCTTGCAGCAGATGATAGTCTTTGGAAGAAGTTTGTTCTGAAGTTCAAAGATCATGGTGAGGGTTCTAGTCAGAACAAGAGCGCGAAGGCAAGGTTTGCGGAAGCTTGGGCTGCCAATAAGAAGCGGCAGAAGAGGCCCAGTCCAATGTTTTGGGACTATGGTTGGGGGAACATCCCATATAGCCCACTGAGGTTTCCAGTGATTGGTGGGGACTCAGACAGACTCCCGTTTCTTGGGAATTACAATAATCTTGGGCGTAGCTTTGGAAATCAACGGAGGAACATCTCACCGAACTGCAATCTTGATGGTCACCGCCGTAATTTCCTTGGTTGA